One window from the genome of Pseudonocardia hierapolitana encodes:
- a CDS encoding SpoIIE family protein phosphatase: MPVQLERRTRLPPDPRSAGRARRMLQEALRELEEPGDPSGDGRGVDTAVDADLVDTAVLLASELCENAVLHAGTEFEVALTVTEADLTVAVTDRGPGPLELHLAQPRQRYGRAASHGRGLALVQRLATTWGTRHEADGRHVIWFSLAREERPAATPAPPAPPDAERVWTTAEQARWLLHVPPGLVDRLEPTELVAELVRRLRELLDAESVSVEVDEGDGTGAREITRDGSPDRGLSTGGEIISGLGTNPGRRVEVRLPTTAPLRGVLRVTHRPGRPDADPDRTRDLTELIAYRVAMAVESQWLRAVDQRRRSWMTYLAETSELLGQSLDVDLAVAVVPQVVVPRLGRWCAVHLVEPSGGMRLAALTHADEDALPELRAVLDPDGYPGLPAELRNRLAEVVRDGSSAVRFAVPTDGIALPLWARGRALGTLLVGRPQNRPHSPEDVVLAGDVARRAALAIHNAQSTAAHVAVSQALQQALLPRALPMVPGLDFAAEYLPASTGSDVGGDFYDVLTVDPSSWLVSIGDVCGKGARAAARTGLVRDVLRVLVRDDRSLPRAIERLNEVMIEADDPLQFCTLAAAMVRRRHRGAGSGPTHSHGASRGGLDVDLVLAGHVQPVLVRADGTAELIGTFGTAVGLVPTVRLTCTRHRVDPGDTLLVYTDGVTERRRGSEQFGAERLLTVAARAAGRPAVQVVGAVREAVERFSTEPLDDDVALLAVRAAP; encoded by the coding sequence GTGCCCGTTCAGCTCGAGCGGCGGACCAGGCTGCCGCCGGACCCGCGATCGGCCGGTCGAGCCCGACGGATGCTCCAGGAAGCATTACGCGAGCTGGAGGAACCAGGCGACCCGTCCGGCGACGGGCGTGGCGTCGACACCGCCGTCGACGCCGACCTCGTCGACACCGCCGTCCTGCTGGCCAGCGAGCTGTGCGAGAACGCGGTCCTGCACGCCGGCACCGAGTTCGAGGTGGCCCTCACCGTCACCGAGGCCGACCTCACCGTGGCCGTCACCGACCGCGGGCCGGGTCCGCTCGAGCTGCACCTGGCCCAGCCCCGCCAGCGCTACGGCCGCGCCGCGAGCCACGGGCGCGGCCTCGCGCTCGTGCAGCGGTTGGCCACCACGTGGGGCACCCGCCACGAGGCCGACGGCCGCCACGTCATCTGGTTCTCCCTCGCCCGCGAGGAACGGCCCGCCGCGACGCCGGCCCCGCCGGCACCGCCGGACGCGGAGCGGGTCTGGACCACCGCCGAGCAGGCCCGCTGGCTGCTGCACGTGCCGCCGGGGCTCGTCGACCGGCTCGAACCGACCGAGCTCGTCGCCGAGCTGGTGCGCAGGCTGCGCGAGCTCCTCGACGCCGAGTCGGTGAGCGTGGAGGTCGACGAGGGCGACGGCACGGGTGCGCGCGAGATCACCCGCGACGGCAGCCCGGACCGCGGGCTGTCCACCGGCGGCGAGATCATCAGCGGCCTCGGGACGAACCCCGGCCGCCGCGTCGAGGTGCGGCTGCCCACCACCGCGCCGTTGCGCGGGGTGCTGCGCGTCACGCACCGCCCCGGTCGCCCGGACGCGGACCCCGACCGCACCCGCGACCTCACCGAGCTGATCGCCTACCGGGTGGCCATGGCGGTGGAGTCGCAGTGGCTGCGCGCTGTGGACCAGCGCAGGCGGTCGTGGATGACCTACCTCGCCGAGACCAGCGAGCTGCTCGGGCAGTCGCTCGACGTCGACCTCGCCGTGGCGGTCGTGCCCCAGGTCGTCGTGCCCAGGCTGGGCCGCTGGTGCGCTGTGCACCTCGTCGAGCCCTCCGGCGGGATGCGCCTGGCCGCGCTCACCCACGCCGACGAGGACGCCCTGCCAGAGCTGCGCGCCGTGCTCGACCCGGACGGCTACCCCGGCCTGCCCGCCGAGCTGCGCAACCGCCTCGCCGAGGTGGTGCGCGACGGCTCGTCGGCGGTCCGCTTCGCGGTGCCCACCGACGGGATCGCGCTGCCCCTGTGGGCCCGCGGCCGCGCGCTCGGCACCCTGCTCGTCGGCCGGCCCCAGAACCGGCCCCACAGCCCGGAGGACGTCGTGCTCGCGGGCGACGTCGCCCGCCGCGCCGCGCTGGCGATCCACAACGCGCAGAGCACCGCGGCGCACGTCGCGGTCTCCCAGGCGCTGCAGCAGGCGCTCCTGCCCCGCGCGCTGCCGATGGTGCCCGGCCTCGACTTCGCGGCCGAGTACCTGCCGGCCAGCACCGGTAGCGACGTCGGCGGTGACTTCTACGACGTGCTCACCGTCGACCCGTCCAGCTGGCTGGTGTCGATCGGCGACGTGTGCGGCAAGGGCGCCCGGGCGGCCGCCCGCACCGGGCTGGTGCGCGACGTGCTGCGGGTGCTGGTGCGCGACGACCGCTCCCTGCCGCGCGCCATCGAGCGGCTCAACGAGGTCATGATCGAGGCCGATGATCCGCTGCAGTTCTGCACGCTCGCCGCGGCGATGGTGCGCAGGCGCCACCGCGGGGCGGGCAGCGGCCCGACCCACTCGCACGGCGCGTCCCGTGGCGGCCTCGACGTCGATCTCGTGCTCGCCGGGCACGTCCAGCCGGTGCTGGTGCGCGCCGACGGCACCGCGGAGCTGATCGGGACCTTCGGCACGGCCGTGGGGCTCGTTCCCACCGTCCGGCTGACCTGCACCAGGCACCGCGTGGACCCGGGCGACACCCTGCTCGTCTACACCGACGGCGTCACCGAGCGCCGCAGGGGAAGCGAGCAGTTCGGGGCCGAACGGCTGCTCACGGTGGCCGCCCGCGCCGCCGGACGTCCCGCCGTGCAGGTCGTCGGGGCCGTGCGCGAGGCCGTGGAGCGCTTCTCGACCGAGCCACTCGACGACGACGTGGCCTTGCTCGCGGTGCGCGCCGCCCCGTGA
- a CDS encoding HAMP domain-containing protein, producing MTTTPRQSTEPTGAGPAAGAQVAAPETAQSTDNETVLLQELGEILHQVRRGRFDVRLPRRAGSPGELVDQVNDLVALLERRNRDILRISRTVGREGRMSERLNEEAYDGAWAHGVQAVNALIDDLAAPTAEIARVIEAVAEGDLSQHMALEIEGRPLRGEFRRIGRTVNTMVDQLSSFADEVTRVAREVGTEGMLGGQADVRGVAGTWRALTDSVNTMASNLTNQVRSISTAATAIAQGDLSRKITVNARGEVAELAETINSLTDTLRLFADEVTRVAVEVGTEGRLGGQALVPNVAGTWKNLTDAVNLMAANLTNQVRGIAQVATAVKSGDLSQKITVDARGEILELKSTVNTMVDQLSSFADEVTRVAREVGTEGKLGGQAAVPTVSGTWRDLTENVNQLAGNLTAQVRNIAQVTTAVARGDLSQKITVDARGEILELKSTVNTMVDQLSSFADEVTRVAREVGTEGKLGGQAEVQGVAGTWRDLTDNVNYMASNLTDQVRNIAQVTTAVAQGDLSQKITVDARGEILELKSTVNTMVDQLSSFADEVTRVAREVGTEGKLGGQAEVKGVAGTWRDLTENVNQLAGNLTAQVRNIAQVTTAVAQGDLSQKITVDAKGEILELKDTVNTMVDQLSSFADEVTRVAREVGTEGKLGGQATVKGVAGTWRDLTENVNQLAGNLTAQVRNIAQVTTAVARGDLSQKITVDARGEILDLKLTVNTMVDQLSSFADEVSRVAREVGTEGKLGVLAQVRGVSGTWRDLTENVNQLAATLTTQLRAISAVSTSVASGDLTQQITVAARGEIADLKDTINQMIATLRETTRENAEQGWLDSNLVRIGGLLQGQRDLNEVCQMIMNEVAPLVNSQVGAFFLAAEPSIISGGDPDRFVMCGGFAMTAGEPPLSFGPGEGLVGQAAATRRVVLVEDVPQGYLPIRSAVGAASPRAVVVLPVQFEGECLGVIELGSVAPFAPLHLTFLERLVASIGVAITTIRANRRTEELLSQSQVLAMELQDQSAELQRANAELEEKAEQLSQQNRNVEIKNMEIDAARRGVEEKAQQLALASQYKSEFLANMSHELRTPLNSLLLLARLLADNPNNNLTEKQIEFASTIHSAGSDLLRLIDDILDLSKIESGRVDVDPAPVDLGQVCSSVEQAFRPQAEEKGLEMRVEATADLPATIITDEQRLQQVLRNLLANAVKFTDSGHVSLGVSVVPSGTLHGVPALDSARTVIAFTVGDTGIGIPQDKLEMIFEAFQQADGTTSRKYGGTGLGLSISKELARMLGGKIEVTSQPGEGSVFTLLLPDELPPVTAAAARMTPRPPIPALALPERALEPPRPAASANPILRTGPGGPAGVRPAPELAGVTVLIVDDDVRNVFALTSALELHGLTVLYADNGTEGIRLLTEHPEVDAVLMDAMMPDLDGNETTRRMRRLPQGRDLPIVFLTAKAMPGDRESSLAAGATDYVTKPVDLDELLALMASWIVPRRGRASTSGIRAVGGGW from the coding sequence ATGACCACGACCCCGCGCCAGAGCACCGAGCCGACGGGCGCAGGCCCGGCCGCGGGTGCGCAGGTGGCGGCACCGGAGACAGCGCAGTCGACGGACAACGAGACTGTGTTGCTGCAGGAGCTCGGCGAGATCCTGCACCAGGTGCGGCGCGGGCGGTTCGACGTGCGGCTGCCGCGGCGGGCCGGTTCGCCCGGCGAGCTGGTCGACCAGGTCAACGACCTCGTGGCGCTCCTGGAGCGCCGCAACCGCGACATCCTGCGGATCAGCCGGACGGTCGGCCGGGAGGGCCGGATGTCCGAGCGGCTGAACGAGGAGGCCTACGACGGCGCATGGGCCCACGGCGTGCAGGCGGTCAACGCGCTGATCGACGACCTCGCGGCGCCGACGGCCGAGATCGCCCGCGTGATCGAGGCCGTCGCGGAGGGCGACCTGTCCCAGCACATGGCCCTGGAGATCGAGGGCAGGCCGCTGCGGGGCGAGTTCCGCCGGATCGGCCGCACCGTGAACACGATGGTGGACCAGCTGTCGAGCTTCGCCGACGAGGTCACCCGCGTGGCGCGCGAGGTGGGCACCGAGGGCATGCTCGGCGGGCAGGCCGACGTGCGCGGCGTCGCCGGCACGTGGCGCGCGCTCACCGACTCGGTGAACACGATGGCGAGCAACCTGACCAACCAGGTGCGCTCGATCTCCACGGCCGCCACGGCCATCGCGCAGGGCGACCTGTCGCGCAAGATCACGGTGAACGCCCGTGGCGAGGTCGCCGAGCTCGCCGAGACGATCAACTCGCTGACCGACACGCTGCGCCTGTTCGCCGACGAGGTCACCCGGGTCGCGGTCGAGGTGGGCACGGAGGGCCGCCTCGGCGGGCAGGCCCTGGTGCCCAACGTGGCAGGCACCTGGAAGAACCTCACCGACGCGGTGAACCTCATGGCGGCCAACCTCACCAACCAGGTGCGCGGCATCGCCCAGGTGGCCACCGCCGTGAAGAGCGGCGACCTGTCGCAGAAGATCACGGTCGACGCCCGGGGCGAGATCCTGGAGCTGAAGTCGACCGTCAACACGATGGTGGACCAGCTCTCGTCGTTCGCCGACGAGGTCACCCGCGTGGCGCGCGAGGTCGGCACCGAGGGCAAGCTCGGCGGCCAGGCCGCGGTCCCGACCGTCTCGGGCACGTGGCGCGACCTCACGGAGAACGTGAACCAGCTGGCCGGGAACCTCACGGCGCAGGTGCGCAACATCGCGCAGGTCACCACCGCGGTCGCGCGGGGCGACCTGTCGCAGAAGATCACGGTCGATGCCCGGGGCGAGATCCTGGAGCTGAAGTCGACCGTGAACACGATGGTGGACCAGCTCTCGTCGTTCGCCGACGAGGTCACGCGCGTGGCGCGTGAGGTGGGCACCGAGGGCAAGCTGGGCGGTCAGGCGGAGGTGCAGGGCGTCGCGGGCACGTGGCGCGACCTCACCGACAACGTCAACTACATGGCGTCCAACCTGACCGACCAGGTGCGCAACATCGCGCAGGTCACCACGGCGGTGGCGCAGGGCGACCTGTCGCAGAAGATCACGGTCGATGCCCGGGGCGAGATCCTGGAGCTGAAGTCGACCGTGAACACGATGGTGGACCAGCTCTCGTCGTTCGCCGACGAGGTCACGCGCGTGGCGCGTGAGGTGGGCACCGAGGGCAAGCTGGGCGGTCAGGCGGAGGTGAAGGGCGTCGCGGGCACGTGGCGCGACCTCACGGAGAACGTGAACCAGCTGGCGGGCAACCTCACGGCGCAGGTGCGCAACATCGCGCAGGTCACGACGGCGGTGGCGCAGGGCGACCTGTCGCAGAAGATCACGGTGGACGCCAAGGGCGAGATCCTCGAGCTCAAGGACACCGTGAACACGATGGTGGACCAGCTCTCGTCGTTCGCCGACGAGGTCACGCGCGTGGCGCGTGAGGTGGGCACCGAGGGCAAGCTGGGCGGCCAGGCCACGGTGAAGGGCGTCGCGGGCACGTGGCGCGACCTCACGGAGAACGTGAACCAGCTGGCCGGGAACCTCACGGCGCAGGTGCGCAACATCGCGCAGGTCACAACCGCGGTCGCGCGGGGCGACCTGTCGCAGAAGATCACGGTCGACGCCCGCGGCGAGATCCTCGACCTCAAGCTGACCGTCAACACGATGGTGGACCAGCTGTCGAGCTTCGCCGACGAGGTCTCCCGCGTGGCGCGCGAGGTGGGCACCGAGGGCAAGCTCGGGGTCCTCGCCCAGGTGCGCGGCGTGTCCGGCACGTGGCGCGACCTGACGGAGAACGTCAACCAGCTCGCGGCCACCCTCACCACGCAGCTGCGGGCGATCTCGGCGGTCTCCACGTCCGTGGCGAGCGGCGACCTGACGCAGCAGATCACGGTGGCCGCCCGCGGCGAGATCGCCGACCTCAAGGACACGATCAACCAGATGATCGCCACGCTCCGGGAGACCACGCGGGAGAACGCCGAGCAGGGCTGGCTCGACTCGAACCTGGTGCGGATCGGTGGGCTCCTGCAGGGGCAGCGCGACCTCAACGAGGTCTGCCAGATGATCATGAATGAAGTCGCGCCACTGGTGAACTCCCAGGTCGGGGCCTTCTTCCTGGCGGCGGAGCCGTCGATCATCTCCGGTGGCGACCCGGACCGCTTCGTGATGTGCGGCGGCTTTGCGATGACCGCGGGGGAACCACCGCTGTCGTTCGGGCCGGGGGAGGGGCTCGTCGGGCAGGCCGCCGCCACCCGCCGGGTGGTGCTGGTCGAGGACGTCCCGCAGGGCTACCTGCCGATCCGCTCGGCGGTCGGAGCCGCCTCACCCCGGGCGGTGGTCGTGCTGCCGGTCCAGTTCGAGGGCGAGTGCCTCGGCGTGATCGAGCTGGGGTCGGTGGCGCCGTTCGCGCCGCTGCACCTCACCTTCCTGGAGCGGCTCGTCGCCTCGATCGGCGTCGCCATCACCACGATCCGGGCGAACCGGCGCACGGAGGAGCTGCTGTCGCAGTCCCAGGTGCTCGCGATGGAGCTGCAGGACCAGTCCGCCGAGCTGCAGCGCGCCAACGCCGAGCTGGAGGAGAAGGCCGAGCAGCTGTCCCAGCAGAACCGCAACGTCGAGATCAAGAACATGGAGATCGACGCGGCGCGGCGGGGCGTCGAGGAGAAGGCGCAGCAGCTGGCGCTGGCCAGCCAGTACAAGTCGGAGTTCCTGGCCAACATGAGCCATGAGCTGCGCACCCCGCTCAACTCGCTGCTGCTGCTCGCCCGGCTGCTCGCCGACAACCCGAACAACAACCTCACCGAGAAGCAGATCGAGTTCGCCAGCACGATCCACAGCGCGGGCTCTGACCTGCTGCGGCTGATCGACGACATCCTGGACCTGTCCAAGATCGAGTCCGGGCGGGTCGACGTCGACCCGGCTCCGGTGGACCTCGGCCAGGTGTGCTCGTCGGTGGAGCAGGCGTTCCGGCCGCAGGCCGAGGAGAAGGGCCTCGAGATGCGCGTCGAGGCAACCGCCGACCTGCCGGCGACCATCATCACCGACGAGCAGCGGCTGCAGCAGGTGTTGCGCAACCTGCTCGCCAACGCCGTGAAGTTCACCGACTCCGGCCACGTCAGCCTCGGTGTCTCCGTCGTGCCCTCCGGCACGCTGCACGGCGTGCCCGCGCTGGACTCGGCCCGCACGGTGATCGCGTTCACCGTCGGCGACACGGGGATCGGGATCCCGCAGGACAAGCTGGAGATGATCTTCGAGGCGTTCCAGCAGGCCGACGGCACCACCAGTCGCAAGTACGGCGGCACCGGCCTGGGCCTGTCGATCTCCAAGGAGCTCGCGCGGATGCTCGGCGGCAAGATCGAGGTCACCTCGCAGCCCGGCGAGGGATCGGTGTTCACGCTCCTGCTGCCCGACGAGCTGCCCCCGGTCACGGCGGCGGCCGCCCGCATGACGCCGCGCCCGCCGATCCCGGCGCTCGCGCTCCCGGAGCGGGCGCTCGAGCCACCGCGCCCGGCCGCGTCGGCGAACCCGATCCTGCGCACCGGGCCGGGCGGGCCCGCAGGCGTGCGTCCCGCGCCGGAGCTGGCCGGCGTCACCGTCCTGATCGTCGACGACGACGTGCGGAACGTCTTCGCGCTCACGAGCGCGCTCGAGCTGCA